The Candidatus Synechococcus calcipolaris G9 DNA window AAATGCCATTGAAGTGGATGTGGATGCGATCGCCGATGGTGAAGGCAATGTGGTCATTGGTGGGGTGATGGAGCACATTGAGCAAGCCGGGATTCACTCTGGGGACTCCGCCTGTAGTTTGCCGCCCCAATCCCTTTCCGCTGCTGCCTTAGAAACCATTCGCGCCTGGAGTATTGCCCTAGCGAAAGCCCTAAACGTCATTGGTCTGATGAATTTACAATTGGCCGTCCAGGGAGAGCAGATCTACATCTTAGAGGCCAACCCCCGCGCCTCCCGTACCGTTCCCTTTGTCTCCAAGGCGATCGGGATTCCCCTGGCAAAAATTGCTGCCCGCTTGATGTCCGGGAAAACCCTGAAGGAATTAAACTTTACCGTCGAGAAAATTCCCGGCTATATCTCTGTAAAAGAAGCCGTTCTCCCCTTTGAAAAATTTGCCGGAACCGATACGGTCTTGGGGCCAGAAATGCGCTCCACCGGCGAAGCCATGGGGATTGACACCTCCTTTGGGGCCGCCTTTGCCAAATCCCAACTCTCGGCCCATCAACGCCTCCCCCTCTCTGGTACGGTTTTTGTCTCCATGAGCGATCGGGATAAGCAAACCATCATCCCCATTGTTAAAGACTTGCAGGCCCTTGGTTTTCATATTTTGGCCACGGAGGGAACCCGCCAGGCCTTAATCGATGCGGGTCTAGCGGAGATTGAACTGATCTTGAAATTGCACCAGGGGCGGCCCAATGTCCTCGATGCGGTCAAGAATGAGCGCATTCACCTAATCCTGAATACTCCCTTTGGGGAAGAAGCGCGGCTAGATGGCCAACTCATTCGCCGATCGGCCCTAGCCTATAAAATTCCCATTGTCACAACCATTGCCGGAGCCAAGGCCACAGCAGCGGCGATCGCGGCCCTCCAGGCTGCCCCCTTGAATGTCCGCACTATCCAGGATTACCATCTGTCCTAGGTTTGACTAGGGTGGGATACAAAGGTGTCCCCACACCTCCCTATCAATGCTACCTTGTACACACAAGTCAAGCTTCACACCTCCTTACTGATGTCAATCCTCTGCAAACTACTTGTCTCTAAAATAGCTGAAACCTTTGCTATTGAAGCGATTTAGCCTATCTTTTGATATGAGATTAAAATTCGTACTTGTAAATTTCAAAAATGAGCGTTAAATTGAAATTGGATCGTTTGAGTTTCAATTTAAGGACAAATATTATAAGTATGGATAAGGGCATCTTTACAACCAGTGCCCCTGGAAGACTTTGGGAAATCTCAGTAGAAGGTCATAAAGATTGGGCGTTCATCCCTGATCCACTACCAGATGAGTGGGAAGTTTCTACCGATCTGTGGGGTTTGCTAGTTCAGGCGCGAGAGGAGCTAGCAAGATTGGATGGAGTAGGCAGATATATGCCAAATTACAACCTACTACTGCGTCCCTTACAGCGACGAGAGGCGTTGCGTTCATCTAGTTTGGAGGGCACGTATGCTACACCGCAACAACTTTTGCTCTTTGAAATTGAACCGAGAGAGCCAAAATCAGCTAATGATCCAGTAAATTCTTGGCAAGAGGTTTGGAACTACAATAGATCGCTGGAGCTAGCGTTGAGTCTTTTGGAGCAAAGACCTCTTAGCCTGAACTTAATTCGAGCAATGCATCAAGCACTTCTATCAGGAGTTCGTGGATTTCAAAGAGATCCAGGTAATTTCCGTCGCACTCAAGTTCATATTGGTTCAGATAGAAGGTTTATTCCGCCCCCGCCAAATGAAGTAATGCCATGTTTAGACGTTCTAGAAAAATATATTCACAGGGAGAAGGGTATTGAACCTTTAGTTTCGTGTTTCATGGTGCATTATCAATTTGAAGCAATTCACCCATTTCTTGATGGTAATGGACGAGTAGGTAGACTTTTATTATCACTGATGATCTATGAGCAATGCCAACTTAGTAAGCCTTGGTTATATTTGAGTGCTTTCTTCGATAAATATAAAGATGAATATATTAACCTCTTATTTCAAGTCAGTACGGAAGGTAACTGGAGGGATTGGCTTTCCTTTTGTCTACGTGGAACTATTGAACAATCGAAAGATGCACTGAGCCGCTTTGATAAACTCCTTAAATTACGTAACCAGTATATGGAGCAGCTAAAACAAGCTGGAGGAAACATCCGGCTTAATCGCCTTATCGAGCATCTGTTTGAATCACCAGCTATAACAGTTTCTCAATTCGCCAAGATGTGCGGAATACAGTACAATACTGCACGTGCAGATATAGTACGCCTAGTCAATATAAATATTCTCTCAGAGTCTGACATCGTAGCACGTCCAAAAATTTACTTTGCGCCGGATATTCTAGAGATTGCCTACGGCGAATAAAATTAGTATGATAACGGTAATAAAATCTTGGTAAAATTGACAGTATATACAGACTATGAGCAGACCCAAACCAGCAAAATTCAGGACTGGCTCGATCACCAAGATGTGAATTTTACAAAAGTGATCAGTGGGGCCCTTGCCCCCCTAGAAACATCCATCGAGTCCCTGATTCCCCATCAACCCCTGATCCTGCTCCGTCAAGCCTGCGATCGCCTCACAGCAAACTGGCACTTAAATTGGCTGTTGATTCAACCCTTTGCCCCAGGGAAAGATTACTCAGACCTGCGCCACGGCTCCCTGGAAACCTGCGATCGCCTTGCAGAGAAAGTAACATTCATGGCTGAAGGTACGGCGGTTATCGATGGCATCATTGACTCCTTCGCCGAAGGCTTAGGCCCCCTAGCGGATACGGGATTAGGATTACTCTTGGCCTTGCAAACCATTCAACGAATTGGCCTCTGCTATGGCTTTGCCCCCGACAGTGACATCAATGAAAATGTCAATTGGGGAATTTTAGCCACCAGTTTAGCTCCCACCCCCCAGGCCCGTCGCCAGGCGATCTCCGCCACCCTGGCCCTAGAACAGGAATCGGCGGATCATGCCCTCAGTCATTTACTCGAAGAAACCACCACCGCCACCGTAGAGGAATCGGTGACCGAACCAATGTTTGAGCAAATCATCATGACCCTAAGTGAAGATTTTAGTGGGGCGATCATTCCCGTCGTTGGCTCCGTCTTGGGGGCGATCGCCGAGGAAAAATTTATTTACAATGTCAGTGAAACCGCCCAGCGGATGTTCCAAGTGCGCTGGCTCCTGAACCGCTATCCCCAAGCACCAAAGGCCTGAAATCAAGTTAGCTGCTGTGGTCGTCACAATTTTCTCAACAGTCTTAACCGCCTTGATAGTGTTCAGCGGCTGGTTTCTCGATCAAAACGCTCTGGGTTGCAAAAGTCGCGTTCGAGCCATCTTTGGTTTAGTTCCATTAGCCATCGGCTCGTGGATTTGCTTAACAATCGTCTTCGCTTTTGCCTTCAAGGTTCCTGGTGCCTACGGCCCCGTGCAATATTGGGTGGGTGACATGGAAGCTTACCGCTTTATCTCTGGTCCTCGGACAATTGCCGCCTTTGCGATACTTGGCGGGATATTCTTTGCGATCATATCGGTGCTTGTTACGGCAATTTATGTGGCACTCAACCCAAGCGGATCCCGACTTAAGGGTATTATTACCCCCTCAGTAGCTTTAGCAATCTATGGATTAGCCTGGTGGATGTTTATCAATTGCGGGTTTTATCCTAGTGCTTGAGATGACAGCTAATGTATTGTTGTCTACTGTCACAAAATTTATCAAAGATTTGGAAAACTTAAACAAAAATTAATTTTTCAGCATAGTCTAATTCAACTACGCTATCATCTACAGGTATTCTAGACCTAAAAAATCTAGGATGCTGCGACTAGCCCTCGTAGCCCCTCGATTATCGATCTCTCAATCATTGGTGTACTAAGCAGGAGTTGAAGTCATGATCCGTTTCTTTTCTCACCACTGGCCCCAATTGAGTGCCCTCGGCGTATTTTATTGCCTACTAGCAGCCGGCCTAGGATACCTTACGAACGCACAGCTAGATGCTATGCAAACTCAAGTGGATACGCTTCAATACGTTAATTACAGCGGATCCCGTGGGTTCTAATCATCCCCCAGGAGAATGATTGTTGCGTTATTTCCGGCAGATACTACTGTTGGTACTCACCGCAGGGGTATTCCTTGGTTTTAGTTGGACAGATAGTGCTCTGGCTCAGTCTCATCCGGATGACATTGGGCCCTACTTGGATCGTGCCATGAACCAAGTAACCGAGTTTAGGCTGAATAATGGCATGCGCTTTATTGTCATGGAGCAGCATCAAGCTCCGGTGGTTTCATTCCTAACCTATGCCGATGTGGGCGGGGTGGATGAACCGGATGGCCAGACAGGGGTTGCCCATTACCTAGAGCATTTAGCCTTCAAGGGAACCCAGCGCATCGGTACCACCGACTACGATGCTGAACGGATCAAGCTGGAAAAACTAGATCACGTTTTTGATCGGATGCAGGCTCTCAAAGGTTCCCCAGAGGCCGATGTCATAGAGCAGCGGGTTCAACTCCTAGGGGAATTTAAGCGGCTGCAAGATGAAGCGGAAAAATACGTCATCTCAAACCAGTATGGTCAGATTGTTCAGCAGGCCGGTGGCGTGGGGGTGAATGCAACCACATCGGCGGAAGCCACCCGCTATTTTTATAGTTTTCCGGCCAACAAGCTTGAACTCTGGATGTCCTTGGAGTCAGAACGATTTTTAGAACCTGTCTTTCGGGACTTTTACCAGGAAAAGTCGGTCATCTTAGAAGAGCGACGACTGCGTACCGAAAACTCCCCCACGGGGCAACTTTTTGATGCCTTTCTGGCAAAGACCTTTAGGGAGCATCCCTATCGTCGGCCGGTAATTGGCTACGAAGAGGATATTCAAAATTTAACCCGGGCGAATGTCCAGGATTTTTTTGATAAGCATTATATTCCCAGTCAGTTAACCACGGTGATTGTCGGGGATGTGCAGCCCTCGGAGGTGAAGCGTCTGGCTGAGATTTATTTTGGTCGCTATCAACCCCGGCCCTTTCAGCCGACGGAGCCAAAACCGGAGCCGCCCCAAACCCGACTACGTCAAGTCAACCTCAAGTTACCCAGTCAGCCCTGGTATTTGGAAGGGTATCCCTGTCCGCCCCTCAAGGATCCGGACTATTTAGCCTACGAGATGCTCTCCCGCATCCTCAGTGATGGCCGCACCTCCCGCCTCTACAAATCCTTAGTCCTAGAGCAGGGAATTGCCCTGAATGCCCAAACCTATCTTGGGTTTCCAGGGAATAAATATCCGAATCGTTTTATTTTTTATGCCCTCACCTCCCCGGGCCATTCCCTGGATCAGGTAGCAAAGGCGATCCATACTGAAATTGAGAAGCTCCAGAGATCGCCCGTGAGTGAAGCGGAACTTGACCAACTGAAGACACGGGCCCGGATGGAATTATTACAGGCATTAATGTCGAACGAAGGCATTGCCCGCCTCTTGGCTGAATATGCGGTTAAAACCGGAGATTGGCGGAAGATATTTACCAAGCTCGAAGCGATCGCCCAGGTTACACCAGCGGATATTCAACGGGTGGCCCAAACCCTAAAAGCCAGTCAGCGAACTGTTGCCCAGATATTGCCCGAATCCTAATTTTTGCTAATTCTTGTCATTCTGGTGCTCCACCGTGAAAAAAATTGGGCGACAGTGGTTAGGGGCAATGGTGTTTTATACTTGCATTCCTTTCCCCTCCCACTGGCCGGTGGAACTCGCCCGCATTGCCCGCTGGGCCCCCTGGGTGGGGGTGATAATCGGCCTAGTTTTGGGGGGACTGAACCTGGGATTGATGAGGTTAGGTCTGCCGGATGCCCCCCGCAGTGTCTTAATTGTGGTGGCTTGGCTAGGCATGACCGGTGGCCTTCATTTTGATGGAGCCATGGATACCGCCGATGGTCTTGGGGTCTGTCCGTCGGAGCAAAATAGAGACTCTATCCGCGATCGCCGCCTTGAGGTTATGGCCGATAGTCGCAGTGGGGCCTTTGGGGTAATGGCCGCCCTGAGTATTTTTAGTCTCAAAATTGCGGCCATTTCCACCTTACCCACCCATGCACCTTGGCTGATGATCTGGCCCCTGATCGGTGGAGCCCTGTGGGGGCGATGGGGCCAACTCTGGGCGATCGCCTGTTACCCCTATCTCAAACCTAGGGGCAAAGGTGCCTTCCATCGGGCCAGTTCTAAATTTCCCCAGGATTTTGGGCCCGGCCTGCTGGGTATTTTGGGGGTGACACTCTATCCCCTCAGTCAAGGGATAACTCTAGCTTGGGTTGCTGCCGCAAGTCTAGGCTGGGGACTTCTGGTGAGTATGGGTTCTGCGGCCTGGTTTAATGCCCGTTTAGGGGGCCATACCGGCGATAGCTATGGGGCTGTGGTGGAATGGACAGAGGCACTGGTGTTAGTGGGATTCACCGCGATTTTTCAGCGCATTCCCCTTTAGGTGATCACCGTGGGGCGATCGCGGCCGGTGAGAACTTTGATTTGGGCAACGTCATCGGCAAGGGCAATCAAATCAGCAAGGGCAACTTGGGCATCTAGGTTATGGCGGCTTGGATTCGGCTCAAAGCGTTCCAGGTAGACCCGCAGCGTCGCCCCTTGGGTTCCCGTCCCCGATAGGCGAAAGACGATGCGACTACCATCGTTAAAAATAATCCGAATCCCCTGCTGCTCACTTACACTCTGATCCACCGGATCCGTATAACTAAAATCATCTGCTATGACCACGTCATAGCCTCCCAGGTTTTGACCCGCCAGAGTGGGGAGTTTTTGCCGTAGTTGATCCATGAGGGTGGCGGCGCGATCGCTCTCAACCCCTTCGTAATCATGGCGAGAATAATAGTTGCGCCCGTAGGTGGCCCAATGATCCTTAACAATCTCAGCCACGGACTGCTGACGCACCGCTAAGATATTCAGCCAAAATAACACGGCCCACAAACCATCTTTTTCCCGGACATGGTTGGAGCCAGTGCCAAAACTTTCCTCACCACAAAGGGTGGCCCGATCCGCATCCAAGAGATTCCCAAAAAATTTCCAGCCCGTTGGGGTTTCAAAGCAATCAATCCCCAGCTTTGCCGCCACCCGATCCACCGCTTGGCTGGTGGGCATCGATCGCGCAACCCCTGTTAGTCCCTGGCGATAACCGGGAACAAGGGTGGCATTAGCCGCAAGGATCGCCAAACTATCACTGGGCGTAACAAAAAAGTTTCCCCCTAAAATCATATTGCGATCGCCATCCCCATCGGAGGCCGCCCCAAAATCTGGCGGTGACTCACCAAAAAGTTGTTCGACCAGATCATGGGCATAGACGAGATTGGGATCGGGATGCCCGCCACCAAAATCCTCTAGGGGAATCCCATTTTGCACCGTTCCCGCTGGTGCTTGCAGGCATTGCTCTAAAATTTGCTGCCCATAGGGGCCGGTGACGGCATGCATGGCATCAAAAATTATCCGAATTTGACCCGAGACAAGGGCTTGGCGGATGCGTTCAAAATCAAAGAGGGACTCCAATAAGGCTTGGTAGTCGGCAACGGCATCGATCACCTCCACCACCATGGCTCCAAGGGGAAACTCTCCCAGAGTATGTAAATTTACATCCGGTGCTTCATCAATCCGGTACTGGGAAATGACTTGGCTACGGGCATACATGGCAGCAGTTACTTTTTCTGGGGCCGGGCCGCCATTTTCTGTATTGAATTTAATGCCAAAATCGCCATCGGGGCCCGCCGGATTATGACTAGCCGATAAAATAATTCCCCCCAAGGTTTGATATTTGCGAATGATACAGGAGGCGGCGGGGGTAGAGAGAATGCCATTCTGACCCACCTTCACCCGGGCAAATCCGTGGGCTGCGGCCATTTTGAGAATGATTTGAATAGCAGTTTGGTTATAGTAGCGGCCATCCCCCCCTAGCACCAATGTTTGGCCCTGGCAGTCCCCTAGGGTATCAAAAATGGCCTGAACAAAGTTTTCCAGGTAGTGGGGCTGTTGAAAGACGGTCACTGGCTTACGGAGTCCCGATGTGCCAGGTTTTTGATCTTGAAAGGGA harbors:
- a CDS encoding Fic family protein, producing the protein MSVKLKLDRLSFNLRTNIISMDKGIFTTSAPGRLWEISVEGHKDWAFIPDPLPDEWEVSTDLWGLLVQAREELARLDGVGRYMPNYNLLLRPLQRREALRSSSLEGTYATPQQLLLFEIEPREPKSANDPVNSWQEVWNYNRSLELALSLLEQRPLSLNLIRAMHQALLSGVRGFQRDPGNFRRTQVHIGSDRRFIPPPPNEVMPCLDVLEKYIHREKGIEPLVSCFMVHYQFEAIHPFLDGNGRVGRLLLSLMIYEQCQLSKPWLYLSAFFDKYKDEYINLLFQVSTEGNWRDWLSFCLRGTIEQSKDALSRFDKLLKLRNQYMEQLKQAGGNIRLNRLIEHLFESPAITVSQFAKMCGIQYNTARADIVRLVNINILSESDIVARPKIYFAPDILEIAYGE
- a CDS encoding EcsC family protein, whose translation is MTVYTDYEQTQTSKIQDWLDHQDVNFTKVISGALAPLETSIESLIPHQPLILLRQACDRLTANWHLNWLLIQPFAPGKDYSDLRHGSLETCDRLAEKVTFMAEGTAVIDGIIDSFAEGLGPLADTGLGLLLALQTIQRIGLCYGFAPDSDINENVNWGILATSLAPTPQARRQAISATLALEQESADHALSHLLEETTTATVEESVTEPMFEQIIMTLSEDFSGAIIPVVGSVLGAIAEEKFIYNVSETAQRMFQVRWLLNRYPQAPKA
- a CDS encoding M16 family metallopeptidase; the encoded protein is MLRYFRQILLLVLTAGVFLGFSWTDSALAQSHPDDIGPYLDRAMNQVTEFRLNNGMRFIVMEQHQAPVVSFLTYADVGGVDEPDGQTGVAHYLEHLAFKGTQRIGTTDYDAERIKLEKLDHVFDRMQALKGSPEADVIEQRVQLLGEFKRLQDEAEKYVISNQYGQIVQQAGGVGVNATTSAEATRYFYSFPANKLELWMSLESERFLEPVFRDFYQEKSVILEERRLRTENSPTGQLFDAFLAKTFREHPYRRPVIGYEEDIQNLTRANVQDFFDKHYIPSQLTTVIVGDVQPSEVKRLAEIYFGRYQPRPFQPTEPKPEPPQTRLRQVNLKLPSQPWYLEGYPCPPLKDPDYLAYEMLSRILSDGRTSRLYKSLVLEQGIALNAQTYLGFPGNKYPNRFIFYALTSPGHSLDQVAKAIHTEIEKLQRSPVSEAELDQLKTRARMELLQALMSNEGIARLLAEYAVKTGDWRKIFTKLEAIAQVTPADIQRVAQTLKASQRTVAQILPES
- the cobS gene encoding adenosylcobinamide-GDP ribazoletransferase; the protein is MKKIGRQWLGAMVFYTCIPFPSHWPVELARIARWAPWVGVIIGLVLGGLNLGLMRLGLPDAPRSVLIVVAWLGMTGGLHFDGAMDTADGLGVCPSEQNRDSIRDRRLEVMADSRSGAFGVMAALSIFSLKIAAISTLPTHAPWLMIWPLIGGALWGRWGQLWAIACYPYLKPRGKGAFHRASSKFPQDFGPGLLGILGVTLYPLSQGITLAWVAAASLGWGLLVSMGSAAWFNARLGGHTGDSYGAVVEWTEALVLVGFTAIFQRIPL
- a CDS encoding alpha-D-glucose phosphate-specific phosphoglucomutase, which codes for MAIQTISSSPFQDQKPGTSGLRKPVTVFQQPHYLENFVQAIFDTLGDCQGQTLVLGGDGRYYNQTAIQIILKMAAAHGFARVKVGQNGILSTPAASCIIRKYQTLGGIILSASHNPAGPDGDFGIKFNTENGGPAPEKVTAAMYARSQVISQYRIDEAPDVNLHTLGEFPLGAMVVEVIDAVADYQALLESLFDFERIRQALVSGQIRIIFDAMHAVTGPYGQQILEQCLQAPAGTVQNGIPLEDFGGGHPDPNLVYAHDLVEQLFGESPPDFGAASDGDGDRNMILGGNFFVTPSDSLAILAANATLVPGYRQGLTGVARSMPTSQAVDRVAAKLGIDCFETPTGWKFFGNLLDADRATLCGEESFGTGSNHVREKDGLWAVLFWLNILAVRQQSVAEIVKDHWATYGRNYYSRHDYEGVESDRAATLMDQLRQKLPTLAGQNLGGYDVVIADDFSYTDPVDQSVSEQQGIRIIFNDGSRIVFRLSGTGTQGATLRVYLERFEPNPSRHNLDAQVALADLIALADDVAQIKVLTGRDRPTVIT